A region of the Arachis hypogaea cultivar Tifrunner chromosome 15, arahy.Tifrunner.gnm2.J5K5, whole genome shotgun sequence genome:
TTCTTCTGTTTTAttgtcttatttttatattttatttatttgaaggGGTTTTGCCTTGCAAAAATGTTCGTTACACTTAAGTTATGCTTATGCAGTATGCACATCAAACATTAGATTATCTCGTTAGTCTTCCTTGCGAAAATTATTATTGTCAACCtccattatttttatttatttattttgttgttcagagacaaagaaaaaaagaaaacaagctaAAAGAAAAGACTAGGCAAAACTGCCATCCTAATTTCTATCTAACATGGTCTTCTTGCAAGACCAGAGCAATCTCCTCATTAGGAATGACCCATGCTTTATTTAAGGTTTAGGTAATTATGATTATTAAGAAGAGTATTattaaatatatctaaatataaataatattcattGATAAATCCCAATATACCCTTCGCCTAACAATCCACTAATGCTAATTCCCCTGTCATTTAGTGTAAGAATTTTGCATTACTAATCAATCTCATACTTTTCGTtcgtaaatttttaaaataaataattgaatcAAATACCTTTTATTGACAGaataaaatatagttagatatgTACATAACTTTATAATGCATATTACGGTAGAAGTTTCACATTATCTCTAATTACATACTTAAAGTTGTAAGGACTTTAAAATAGTGAATAGTTGAAATTTAAACATACATTGAGGGATGAGATGATAATTCAGTAGCCAACAGCCTTAGGGAAATATTGGCTTCAATGGCGGATTTGATTTGCTTCTTGGCAGGCTCCTCCCGCTGTGCTTGCCGGTGAATAGATCTCCGATTGGACCCTGTGCGTGGCGCCGAAAGCAGGGCTTAGTCTAATTTGTTTTGGGTTTTCCTTGGTTTGGGGTTTTTAAGCCCACATAATTCAAaccccaccccccccccccccgactcgaccaaaaaaaaagtagtaataaaataaaaaatcggtAACATCTTTTATAGTGTTAAACATAGTTTAATGCCCAAGATTATTTTTATTTCGAGTGTCACAAGAAGACAAGGGACAGACATTATATATTGGCTAGTTCTCTAATTCTATATTTGCATCTTTTCCCTTTCTTCCATATAAAAGCAAAACATAGAAGCTATTATGTttctgaaaggaaaataaaactACTCAATCAGTATAAATTTACATATTGCACTATGAAAGTCAGATTCTTGACCCCATCCTACCTGCCACTAAAACATCTGTTTTCCCGATCTAAAAGCAGCTTTTAGTTCATACCATAAACATATTAATGAATCTAAATCATCTTCATTAAAAGATTTAGAATCTTGTATCCGTGAGAAAGACACTAGGGTCTTCAACCAATCTTCATGAAGTGTTGAGAACTCTGATCTCTGTTCACTTGATCTGAAACTTCTTCCAATTGATTTTTTCATCTGTTGGCTAGCATTTGAAGCAACCTTTACGGTATTCTCCGGAATCCCGGCCTTAAGGGCAACCTGCAACCCATAGCTCTCCGGAGATGCTCCGGAGGCAAGCCGGTATAAGAATACTAGTTCCTCACCACATTTGGAATAGCCATCAGATTTTGACTTGAAAGCACAAGCCATGTGCTGCATTTTAACATGCGGATGAGAGGCGAACTCTTTAGTGAGTGGATGGTAATGTGTGGCGAATAGCAACCGACAATTGACCTTTTCAATCAGATGGCGGAATACCTGTGGAAATCCAGAGAGTTATTAAATAGGATGACAATTTTCAGACATTATCAAAACATGGATACTTTAGGTCACACTCAATTTCAAATGTTTACTATGCCTCAAGCACAAGGTATAGCCTAACAGAaccttaaatgaaaaaaaagaagatagccaCACTGTAATTCTCCAACTTAAAGAGTATTGAAATTCTAAGCAGTGGCACACTTTAAAATAGAACCAAAGCGGCCGCTTGGAAAACCTCACACACACACAAGAATGTTAAAGAGCAGAGCCTCACTGCATATGCAATGGCATAGCCATCAAAAGTGCTGGTTCCTCGACCCAATTCATCAAGTATAACTAAAGAATCTTGAGTAGCATTCTGGAGAACTGATGCAGTTTCTGTGCACTCAATGTAGAAGGTACCTGAAAATAGAAGCAAAATTTGTTGGCCTGTACATTTCATCTTACTAGAAGCATTGATTTGTTTAAGCAGGAAAGATCATCTGGATGCCGTATGGTACAAATTATAAAGCATACTTCCATTTGTGAGTACTTACTCTCGCCTGTCATGATTCTATCTGTTGCTCCAAGCCGTGTGAAGATGATATCCACAGCTGAGAGAACACAACTTTCACATGGCACATAGCAGCCTATCTGCAAAGGCATCAGAGGCATATTATAAAGAAAGGTATCAGAAAAAGATGACATGGCAAAGTGCATAATATATAAGATGCATCCCCCTAGAGGTTTCATAATTCAGACATAAGCCCCTTGTATTATTCCAAAATGTGTAATGTTTTCCCCTTACAATAAGGAAAATTTgttacaaagaaagaaagaaaggaaggaaaCTGAACAATGGTGTATACTTAAATCAGGCGGATAGAGTAGAGAGTGCAGAGGTCTAACAGGGGGAAAGCACGAGAGAATATACACTTGAACAAAAGAGAGAACCTGGGCCATTATAACAGCCAGACAGGTGGCACGCAAAAGTGTTGATTTTCCACCCATGTTTGGTCCAGTCAGCAGCAATGTGCGATGATGCCCACCTTCATTCTCACCAAGAATTATGTCATTGGGGACAGGCACACATCCATTTTCTCCAAGGGCAAATGGATGCCATAGCCCCTTCATTTTAAGCACAGGTCCTCCATTGTCTGTACCCGTAAAACTTTCTGGCACTATGACAGGCCTACACATACTTCCAGATGAGAAGCTAGAAGTAACAGCAAAGGATCTTAGCACGTCAATGCAATTGATGGCGTGAACAACTTCAAACCATTGTGTAGCTTTCTCCAAAAGTAGTTCAGCAAGTATTGTAAGTGTTTCGGCATCTGAATCTGTAACATTATGATTCTGCCACCAGATATAATATATGCTTAGTCATGTATACAAGTAAAAACTTTCCCTCTATTCCTCACATTAATGTTgacaaaggaaaaaaatattcaaacataACAACATAACATAACAAGCAATTGCATGTTCTAACATATAACCATGTAATATTGTTGAAAATTTGAGAATCAACATTTGAGATACAATACACATCAAAATTCCAAACTGTTAATTCTATGTAGAAAAAGGCAAAGCAGTCAGCTTGCACGTGTTTAACAAAGATAATTAGAAATGGATTTGGTCACCACAATAAATGAATTGTTTAAAACTTTAATTACACAGATGTTTAGCATAATGCACCAAATTTGTTAAAAGGACACAAGGCTGTCAAAATAGAGTAAGCTTACACAGCCAGCCCAAATAGTGCAACGAAATTCATAGCTTATATAAAAACCAAAGTGATTTTCAGTTAGCCTGGTTAAACATTTAGCCTCCTCCCTCATCTACATTTTGGACCAGGCTCATTCCCCACTTCCCGAAGAACCAAATCTAAAATTTCCTAACAAGCTAATCCCACCTACAATTACCCGAAGGCTTGTCATCCCTGGATCTTGTATCTGTCAAGTCTCCCACTCCTTGCCTATCATTCACATAGTCCCCAATCTGGTCTCAGGTGCATGACCTACTCACATAGTCTTTGGGATTTAGCCCTCATCACCTTGGACCCTAGATCAGGGTGTTGATTAGTGCTTCTTCCTCATCATACTTCACAGCCTTAGCTTTGGCTGATCAATGTTCATGGCCATTGAGCAGGTACCCTCATTTTAGTACTATATCCAATATTGTGAACTAACATACATCCCTTGATATTATTATCACTGAATATTCTTctatttcaatatttaaaatattcGATAAATTACTGATGGTTATCAACAATTATAATTTCCAAGTAACACAGCAAACTGTCACTAACAGGACCCTATGATGAGGGTACATGCCAGTTCCCATACAATATAAGTTTCAAACtagcaattttttttatctttagtgCTTGGGTTTAGCTCTCATGAGCCTGGAGCCCTtagattgagaagatatgaaggttttatttcatattttttaaatgagAAGCATGAGTAAGAAAACAAACCTGATAATTTGGGAAGTCACTATCTACAGCTGCTTCAAACTGACTAAGAAATTGATCAAGCCCATCACTACCAGCCAGAATTGGTAGTTTAAAGACTTTTGTCAAGGATGATGTTAAAGGCTGCTCATTCTGTAGAAGAAGCAACAAACTCAAAGCAGTGCGAAGCCCTTTCACAAGTGACCCAAATACTTTCACCTGTAATAAATTAAACATTACATATGTGCACCAAGCAGAGACTATGATTGCCATAAAAAATGCAAAGTTGCTAGCAAGTCAATGTGCTTATTTTGACATTAAAAAAAGATGGTATCTGACATATGAGTGAAACTTGGTTTCAAAGTCAGTGTGAAAAACAATTACCATGTCCTGAACAAATGAggcataaaaaacaaaaatagaagtaaCTCACCCTCTGCTTCAATATTTTTTTTGCCAACAAAGGCAGTAAAAGAGGGCCTGATAGTTGAAGGCTGGACTTGGTTCGGCCAAGCAATAGTTCCAAATCTGAAAGCTTGCGAAGATGTTGAGCAATATGTGACACAATCTCCGGGCGAGTCATTAAATCATCAACTGCATCAAGCCTATTTTTAATTCCTTCAGCATCTTTTAAAGGACGACAGATCCAGCTCCTAAGAAGCCGCTTTCCAGATGAAGTCACACAGTTATCAAGATATTTGTACAAAGTACCTGAAGTGAGAGGAGAACTGATTATACAACtgcatatttaatttataataaaattatgttGTAAAATTAAGACAGTTCTAAGATAGAACAAATCAAATAATCACTTACCTGTTTTCCCACCATCTGCATTATTACCAAAGATCTCCAGATTTATCAACGTCTGACCATCCATTTTAAGGCATCCCCTATAAACTTGGTAAGGATATATATCCCCATCTTGAAGGACATCATCTAGCTGTGCATAAAGTAGAACATTTTAATACTGCTACTAACCATTGCAACATAACTGAATATTCTTAAAAATACTGCTACTAACCCCACTTAAAAGGAATCATAGTAAGCACTAAACATACCTTCAATCTAACTAGATTATCAATCAGTCCACCAAGAGCACACATTGCAGTTTCATGATGAATAACTTTGCTCAGCACataatcaagtgaatgaaaagACCTCTTAAAGTATTCTTTTGAGCGAACTAAATCATTGATTTCTGTGTTTACCAAGTCAGCAATAGACTGCACTGGAGTCAACTGTAATGTTGTTGAACCTGCAAAAGAGAATTGAGATTCAGAAATACTTTCtaacattaaaataaattagagGACAATGAGAATTTTGTGCCTAGTATATAGGGAGTTTGCGTTGTAGTgccaaaatatccaaaaacaaaagaacaaagtaatgaaaaGAATTGCGACCTGAAAAGTGTTCCTAATGTAATTAGTCTCAAGTTATCAGAATGTACACAAGCAATTGCGTTAAGAATAATGAACATATATAGCCTGAATTCCTATGAAAACATTTTGTTCCATATATATATTCATATCATATGGATATAGTCCAGGTAGTGTCTACAGATTCAGAAGGTTAATCATATTGTGTACATATTAAAACCTGGTTcattttgaaataagaaaaacaaattaCCAAATAAATCATAACATTTTCCAACCACAAGATGTTTATTACTATACAAAACCGTGCAAAATCAATTTCAAGTAGTGCTGTAATTGATGTGTAGCTCCCAAGCCAAAGAAACACCCATATAAAATCCCAGAGTACATCACATTAATATATCCCCACACCAGCAACAGAAGATCACATCTCACCATGTAATGAGAATTTTCTAAGCGCTTTCTGAGCTCCTTTGGACAGCCCTGAAAAAACATTATATTTTAACATGAAATAATGGACCTTTAGATTTGATATGTATTTGAGAATAGATTGTTGTTCACCTCTACTTTCATATATAACTTCCTTAGGCGACACCTAAACACCAATGCCCAAAATTAAATTAGCTAAAAGTTTTACAAATGAGTTACAATTCATGAAACCTATACCCTAATTATAAAAGTGAAAAATAGGTAATTAAGATGTCCCAAAACATACTTGCATCAATAAAGCTCCCAGAGCAGAACATGATGCATCATCATCAATGGAGCCAACCCAAAATCGAAGACGAGCACAATCAACAAAAGCAAATCCATACACAACTGAACCATCATCCAAGCTGGTACTACCCTGTAAATTTTTCAATTTATCACCATTTAACAATTCGAGTTACCAACAAAACTATCTATGCATTAGGTATACTTATAATAGCTTGCAAAAATTAATAACTCAGCAACAGTGCAAACCTCTTTTATTGCAAGCAGATGGTTGGCATCAGGCCCAATATTACCCTCCACAGTGGTTGATGGAGTGATGACCTGAACTAATTTTCTTTGAATAACCTGAAAATATGATGACAGTCAGTAATACCATGCAAAAAAGGCAATCTAAATTTGCACGTTGCATAAGATAATTTGTTAGAACTCAAAAGCACTAaggataatgaataaataaaatgatATATACAGATTTATCTTAATTCAGTTCAATGTCATGTTTTCTGCTGCAATATCACTACATCAGGTAGGAAACAGTTTCCAACACATACAATAGACTGAGACACAGGAAATTCAAAATGTTTGAATGAACATGAATTTATCCACATCTAGGGTAAAAAGCTATGAAGCAAAACTTTCTATGTACAACCAAAGAACAACGTCATCTACAAGAATTTAGCAAAGCCAACACAACTGTAAGCATGGAAAAACTTACAGAGTTGGCTCCTCTAGCCTTTGCTTCTTCAGATGTCTCCAACTGCTCCACCCTTCCAACCTTGTATCTTCACAACGAAAGAAAAAACTCAAAACAGGGCATACTAAGTCCTCAATTCATTAGCTAGGAAATTGATATGCAACATGATTAGTAAGATCATATCATGCAATCTATCTGGAGTTAGCCATACTCATCTATGTGCTGCACGAAATCTCCACTTCAGATGTACATTACATTTAATCAAATCAACTTTCAAACAAAATCTCACTCTATCCTTAGTACTTACCCCCGAGCAACCAAGTTTTGAACAGCATCATCAATCCCACTTTCAGATATACCAACCTGAAGTAGCAAGTAATAACAACTCTCTTTAATCTTTAAGAGGTAAACAAGTAGGAAAGTAATAACCAAACGACTATACACGACAAAAGAGTTGACCTGTCGACATTTTCCCACACCACTTAATGTTATTTTCCAATCAAGCTCCTTATGGCCAATTTCAGCATCCATTTCATAGAGCTCATAAAACTTCCCCTGTGAATGCCATTAATTATGGCAGACTACTATTAATTGAAGGTAATGAATACACAGTAAATCCTCAGAATTAAATGGTATTACGACATCAATAGTCAAAATACTTCATGAACTAACCACTTTAAAAAATAGCAGAACATCCATGTATTTACACTTGACACTCCAATACTGTTTCTGTGAAGCTGACATCTTTTTCAAAGCATCCGGAGGTATATAAAGTGTTGTCCTGTCGTACAAAGGATCATTGGGCCTTCTTCCACTTGCATCCTTGATTCGAGAAGGATCAAGCCACTCAAACCTGCTAGCCACTTCTGCTTCCTTCTTAGTCAAGTTCAGTGATGGTGAATCCTCAAGAAATCTGACTCGTTTACCAGAATCCATCAATGAACGAAACTTGGATTCATCATCTCGACTTCGCTTAGCATGAGAAGCAAGAGGCTGCATCCCTGGTGTTTCAGGCCCAACAACATCATCATTAATTTCGATAGGCTTTAACTGATTTGCCTTTGCCTTGAGACTTACAGCAGTATTTTTCACCATAGGTTGAAAAGCTCCTTCATACTCCTGATGCTGTCCTTTACCGTTAGCACATAATGGTGAAGAAGACTTACACAAACTGTCATCTGATGACTGGCTCCTGCAAAAACATTAGCACACATAAGATCATTGTAGTggcaaaataacaaaaataaaaattaattaaattaaacagcATTTTCATTTAGAAATTTCAGTTCCAGCAGTATTGTATGTTCGGTATTGTTTAACTTGCTAGAGAATAAAATTCCTTGGAGAAATCAAATTGCTTCAATTTACTATGTTGCAAAAGTTTACCGAATAATCCAAAATATGATGATTGATCATCATTCTCAAAGTGAAAATTCACATGCTATTTTTTTCCATTCACCTTTCACATGCATTTAGTTCAGATAACAAGTTGACACTTCTGTTAACTtacattttttctattttctaataaACTTAATGGAAAAAGAA
Encoded here:
- the LOC112751180 gene encoding DNA mismatch repair protein MSH7 isoform X1, with the translated sequence MNRQKSILSFFQKASLENKSSGERRPTDSSVRQHDRNFTAAVNPPAPAVEDVRGTDTPPEKVPRQVLPATFASSGNGFAPNLFESIMHKFVSDGDKLSHRSQSSDDSLCKSSSPLCANGKGQHQEYEGAFQPMVKNTAVSLKAKANQLKPIEINDDVVGPETPGMQPLASHAKRSRDDESKFRSLMDSGKRVRFLEDSPSLNLTKKEAEVASRFEWLDPSRIKDASGRRPNDPLYDRTTLYIPPDALKKMSASQKQYWSVKCKYMDVLLFFKVGKFYELYEMDAEIGHKELDWKITLSGVGKCRQVGISESGIDDAVQNLVARGYKVGRVEQLETSEEAKARGANSVIQRKLVQVITPSTTVEGNIGPDANHLLAIKEGSTSLDDGSVVYGFAFVDCARLRFWVGSIDDDASCSALGALLMQVSPKEVIYESRGLSKGAQKALRKFSLHGSTTLQLTPVQSIADLVNTEINDLVRSKEYFKRSFHSLDYVLSKVIHHETAMCALGGLIDNLVRLKLDDVLQDGDIYPYQVYRGCLKMDGQTLINLEIFGNNADGGKTGTLYKYLDNCVTSSGKRLLRSWICRPLKDAEGIKNRLDAVDDLMTRPEIVSHIAQHLRKLSDLELLLGRTKSSLQLSGPLLLPLLAKKILKQRVKVFGSLVKGLRTALSLLLLLQNEQPLTSSLTKVFKLPILAGSDGLDQFLSQFEAAVDSDFPNYQNHNVTDSDAETLTILAELLLEKATQWFEVVHAINCIDVLRSFAVTSSFSSGSMCRPVIVPESFTGTDNGGPVLKMKGLWHPFALGENGCVPVPNDIILGENEGGHHRTLLLTGPNMGGKSTLLRATCLAVIMAQIGCYVPCESCVLSAVDIIFTRLGATDRIMTGESTFYIECTETASVLQNATQDSLVILDELGRGTSTFDGYAIAYAVFRHLIEKVNCRLLFATHYHPLTKEFASHPHVKMQHMACAFKSKSDGYSKCGEELVFLYRLASGASPESYGLQVALKAGIPENTVKVASNASQQMKKSIGRSFRSSEQRSEFSTLHEDWLKTLVSFSRIQDSKSFNEDDLDSLICLWYELKAAFRSGKQMF
- the LOC112751180 gene encoding DNA mismatch repair protein MSH7 isoform X2 codes for the protein MNRQKSILSFFQKASLENKSSGERRPTDSSVRQHDRNFTAAVNPPAPAVEDVRGTDTPPEKVPRQVLPATFASSGNGFAPNLFESIMHKFVSDGDKLSHRSQSSDDSLCKSSSPLCANGKGQHQEYEGAFQPMVKNTAVSLKAKANQLKPIEINDDVVGPETPGMQPLASHAKRSRDDESKFRSLMDSGKRVRFLEDSPSLNLTKKEAEVASRFEWLDPSRIKDASGRRPNDPLYDRTTLYIPPDALKKMSASQKQYWSVKCKYMDVLLFFKGKFYELYEMDAEIGHKELDWKITLSGVGKCRQVGISESGIDDAVQNLVARGYKVGRVEQLETSEEAKARGANSVIQRKLVQVITPSTTVEGNIGPDANHLLAIKEGSTSLDDGSVVYGFAFVDCARLRFWVGSIDDDASCSALGALLMQVSPKEVIYESRGLSKGAQKALRKFSLHGSTTLQLTPVQSIADLVNTEINDLVRSKEYFKRSFHSLDYVLSKVIHHETAMCALGGLIDNLVRLKLDDVLQDGDIYPYQVYRGCLKMDGQTLINLEIFGNNADGGKTGTLYKYLDNCVTSSGKRLLRSWICRPLKDAEGIKNRLDAVDDLMTRPEIVSHIAQHLRKLSDLELLLGRTKSSLQLSGPLLLPLLAKKILKQRVKVFGSLVKGLRTALSLLLLLQNEQPLTSSLTKVFKLPILAGSDGLDQFLSQFEAAVDSDFPNYQNHNVTDSDAETLTILAELLLEKATQWFEVVHAINCIDVLRSFAVTSSFSSGSMCRPVIVPESFTGTDNGGPVLKMKGLWHPFALGENGCVPVPNDIILGENEGGHHRTLLLTGPNMGGKSTLLRATCLAVIMAQIGCYVPCESCVLSAVDIIFTRLGATDRIMTGESTFYIECTETASVLQNATQDSLVILDELGRGTSTFDGYAIAYAVFRHLIEKVNCRLLFATHYHPLTKEFASHPHVKMQHMACAFKSKSDGYSKCGEELVFLYRLASGASPESYGLQVALKAGIPENTVKVASNASQQMKKSIGRSFRSSEQRSEFSTLHEDWLKTLVSFSRIQDSKSFNEDDLDSLICLWYELKAAFRSGKQMF